One genomic segment of Stigmatopora argus isolate UIUO_Sarg chromosome 3, RoL_Sarg_1.0, whole genome shotgun sequence includes these proteins:
- the LOC144071504 gene encoding protein phosphatase 1 regulatory subunit 15B, whose amino-acid sequence MSPAMTCERTVATTTTNTAAAAMERFGSRGMALLPWTKQMLVVLCERLWLLVRVIYCTFLSVFQMFRFEVYFGITEEIGQHIPHGGQTQSFLFSSLIEGDADMAGHPDDLSDGGRATAEALLSGLGPDDGVYVGFRSDWNIFPAFSTEVLFKEEDGDSTDFTRDTWDDPYGPSSKINGEEMSGLKMWVKRSDSDISWSSSDVSSADLEESERLLELFSRPDDPYNPMCFTACTISNAPKPISVRSDVNLATSSDDEEGLWSSLEKKNDPYHPLNFQAPLSDQQPQHVPRPLKVTPAKCTKIFKKNNWPSRHDSQDVIRVPWKRPALRRQSRDGSGEHALKKVRFSPVVEVHVMWAWRFASAATRKGPWEEMARDRERFSRRVGEAERAIGYCLEATHRARMRQYVDTRWNTG is encoded by the exons ATGTCTCCAGCGATGACTTGTGAACGGACagtagcaacaacaacaaccaacacTGCTGCGGCTGCCATGGAGCGATTCGGCAGCCGAGGAATGGCACTTTTGCCCTGGACCAAGCAGATGTTGGTGGTTCTGTGTGAGCGCCTCTGGCTTCTGGTTCGGGTCATCTATTGCACCTTCTTGTCTG TTTTCCAGATGTTTCGATTTGAAGTTTACTTTGGGATCACAGAGGAGATTGGTCAGCACATCCCGCACGGCGGCCAGACCCAGTCCTTCCTCTTCTCCTCGCTGATTGAGGGCGATGCTGACATGGCGGGCCATCCCGATGACCTGTCGGACGGCGGCAGGGCTACGGCCGAGGCGCTGCTGTCGGGCCTGGGTCCTGACGACGGCGTTTACGTGGGCTTCCGGAGCGACTGGAACATCTTCCCCGCTTTCTCCACGGAGGTGCTGTTCAAGGAGGAGGACGGCGACAGCACCGACTTCACACGGGACACGTGGGACGACCCTTACGGCCCGTCCTCGAAGATCAATGGCGAGGAGATGTCCGGCCTGAAGATGTGGGTCAAGCGATCCGACAGCGACATCAGCTGGTCCAGCTCTGACGTGTCCTCTGCCGACCTCGAAGAGAGCGAACGCCTCCTAGAGCTCTTTTCCAGGCCGGACGACCCTTACAACCCCATGTGCTTTACCGCCTGCACCATTAGCAACGCACCAAAACCCATCTCGGTGCGTAGCGACGTCAACCTTGCCACTTCCTCCGATGACGAAGAGGGATTGTGGAGCAGCCTTGAAAAGAAAAACGACCCTTACCATCCACTCAACTTCCAGGCCCCTTTAAGTGATCAACAGCCTCAACATGTCCCACGCCCTCTAAAAGTCACTCCTGCTAAATGTACTAAaatattcaagaaaaacaactgGCCTTCCAGACATGACTCTCAAGATGTCATACGTGTGCCATGGAAAAGACCTGCCCTAAGACGTCAATCACGTGACGGAAGCGGAGAACATGCACTGAAAAAG GTCCGTTTCTCTCCGGTGGTGGAGGTCCACGTCATGTGGGCGTGGCGCTTCGCCTCCGCAGCCACGCGCAAAGGACCCTGGGAGGAGATGGCCCGGGACCGCGAACGCTTCAGCCGGCGTGTGGGCGAGGCGGAGCGAGCCATTGGGTACTGCTTGGAAGCCACGCATCGGGCCAGGATGCGACAATATGTGGACACCCGATGGAAcactggatga
- the rps13 gene encoding small ribosomal subunit protein uS15: MGRMHAPGKGLSQSALPYRRSVPTWLKLTSDDVKEQIFKLAKKGLTPSQIGVILRDSHGVAQVRFVTGNKILRILKSKGLAPDLPEDLYHLIKKAVAIRKHLERNRKDKDAKFRLILTESRIHRLARYYKTKRVLAPNWKYESSTASALVA, translated from the exons ATGGGTCGCATGCACGCTCCCGG AAAGGGCTTGTCCCAGTCAGCTCTACCTTACAGACGCAGTGTCCCAACT TGGCTGAAGCTGACATCTGATGACGTCAAAGAACAGATTTTCAAGCTGGCCAAAAAAGGCCTGACCCCCTCTCAGATTG gtgtgaTACTAAGGGACTCCCACGGTGTGGCTCAGGTCCGTTTTGTCACCGGCAACAAGATCCTGAGGATCCTCAAGTCCAAGGGTCTGGCGCCTGACCTGCCCGAGGACCTGTACCACCTCATCAAGAAGGCAGTTGCTATCAGGAAGCATCTGGAGAGAAACAGAAAG GATAAAGACGCAAAGTTCCGTCTGATTCTCACCGAGAGCAGAATCCACAGGCTGGCTCGCTACTATAAGACCAAGAGAGTTCTGGCTCCCAACTGGAAGTA CGAGTCTTCTACAGCTTCTGCTCTGGTGGCATAA